The sequence CGTCGTCCACGGTCACCGCGCCGCGCTCGCTGGAGGCGGTGCCGGACAGGCCGCTGGAGCTGGCCGGCAGCGGCCGCTCGGCCACGAACGTCTCCAGCAGCGCGCCCACCGAGGAGATCCGCTGCCCGGTCAGGTACTGCGCCGCGTCGATGCTGTGCGCGCCCAGGTCGCCGAGCGCGCCCGACCCGGCCCGGTCCTTGCGCAGCCGCCAGGCGAGCGGGAACTCCGGGTCCACCAGCCAGTCCTGGAGGTACTGCGCCCGCACCTGGTGGATACGGCCCAGCCGGCCGTCCGCGACGAGCTGCCGGGCCAGCGCCAGCGCGGGCACCCGGCGGTAGTTGAAGGCGACCATGGAGCGCACCCCGGCCGCCCGGGCCTCCTCCGCCGCCACGGCCATCTCCTCGGCCTCCTCGACCGAGTTGGCCAGCGGCTTCTCGCACAGCACGTGCTTGCCCGCGGCGAGCGCCGCCAGCGCGATCTCGGCGTGGCTGTCGCCGGGCGTGCAGATGTCCACGACATCGATGTCCGGACGCGCCACGAGCACGCGCCAGTCGGTCTCGTACGACTCCCAGCCGTACCGCTCGGCGGACGCGCGGACGGACTCGGCGTCGCGCCCGCAGACGGCCGCCATCTCGACCCGGCGCGGCAGGTCGAAGAAGCGGCCCGCGGTGCGCCAGGCGTGCGAGTGGGCCGCGCCCATGAAGGCGTGCCCGACCATGCCTACGCGCAAGCCGGGCGCGGCTGCCGCCGCGTCCGTGGGCGGCGGGGGTGTTGACGTCAAGGTGGCTCCTCCTGGCGGCCCGTCTCCATCGTTGTTCTTCCGGCATCGACTGAAACTCCGCGCGCCGGATGGAACAGTTTGCGAGTTTCTGCCTGAACTTTGTCATAAGTCAAGGCTCTTGACGGGAGGAACCCCAAGAAGGCACGGTGCGGTGGACCGCTCGTCCACACCCCTGGGGGTCATGATCGAAACTCCAGTCAACCTGCGCGAGGTAGGAAGGCTACGGGTCCTGGAGGCCCTGCACACCTCCGTGCGCAGCAGTCGTCCGGAACTGGTGCGGGTCACCGGGTTGTCCAGGGCCACGGTTTCGTCGTTGATCGCGGATCTGATCGCGGTGGGTCTGGTGACGGAGGACGAGGGTCCGGAGGAGCCGGAGCCGCGGCGTACCGGGCGTCCTGCGCAGTCGTTGTCGTTGGTGCCGACCGCGGGGTATGCGATCGGTGCGGACATCGGGCATCAGCATGTCCGGGTGATCCTGTGCGACTTGTTCGGGGCGGTGTTGTGGGAGCACTGGGTGGCCAAGGAGGTGGACCGGGCTCCTGAGGAGACGCTGGACCTGGTGGCGGTGCTGGTCGGGCGGGCGTTGCAGGAGACCGGGGTGGGCCGGGAGCGGGTGCTGGGGATCGGTGCGGGGATCGCGTCGCCGGTGGAGAAGGGCAGTGGGGCGCTGGGGGCGGAGGGCATCATGCCCGGGTGGGTGGGGATGCGGTTGACGGACGAGTTGCGGCGGCGGACGTCGTTGCCGGTGCGGGTGACCAATGACGCCAACGCGGGCGCGCTGGCGGAGCGGATGTACGGCGCGGGGCGGCACGCGAGCGACATGGTCTACGTCCGGCTCTCCGCGGGGATCGGGGCGGGCATCGTCAGCAACGGGAAGCTGCTGCTCGGTGCGCGGGGCCTGGCCGGCGAGATCGGGCACCTGCCGCTCACCGCGGACGGCCTGATCTGCCGCTGCGGCAACCGCGGCTGCCTGGAGACCGTCGCCAGCCCCGTCGCCATCGCCCGCCTCCTCTCCGACAGCTGGGGCCAACACGTCGTCCCCCGCGACCTGCCCGCGCTGATCGAGCAGCGCAACACCGGGGCGCTGCGCGCGGTGCGCGACGCCGGGGACGCCGTCGGCCGCGCGCTGTCCACGCTGGTCACCCTCCTCAACCCCCGCCTGATCGTGGTCGGCGGGGACCTGGCGGGCGCGGGCGAGGACATCCTCGAACCGATGCGGTCCGGGGTGCGGCGGCACACGCTGCCGTCGGCGGTGGAGAGCGTCGAGATCGTCACCGGAGGACTGGGCGACGGCGCGGAGGTCCGCGGCGCCGCGGGCCTGGTCCTGGCCGACGCGCCCCAACTGCTGTCCGCCGCACCGGGCGCACCGCAGGAGGAGCCCGCGTAGCGGCCCGGCCACGAGCCCGCGCTCGCGGCCAGGCGCCCGCTCACGGCCAGGCGCTGCGGTCGGCCGTGCGCCGCGGCCGGCCGCGCTGACGCGATCGTGGGTGACCACCCACAATGGGTGCCATGGAACCCATCATCACCGCGGCCGAACTGGCCGCGGCGCCCGCCTCGACCGCCGTGCTCGACGTCCGCTACAAGATGGGCGGGCCGCCCGGGCACGGCGAGTACGCCGCCGGCCACATCCCCGGTGCCCGGTACCTCGACCTGGACACCGCGCTGGCCGGCCCGCCCGGGCCGGGCGGGCGCCATCCGCTGCCCGACACCGAGGTGTTCGGCGCGGCGATGCGCGCGGCGGGGGTCGGCGCGGACACCGACGTGGTGCTCTACGACGACTGGAACGGCTGGGGCCCGGCCCGGGCCTGGTGGTTGCTGCGCTGGGCGGGCCACGAGCGGGTCAGGGTGCTGGACGGCGGGCTGGCGGCGTGGAAGGCGGCGGGGCTGCCGCTGAGCACCGAGGAACCGGCGCCGGGCGACGGCGACTTCGTGCCTCACCCCGGCGCGCTGCCGGTGCTCGACGCGGCCGGCGCCGCCGAACTGGCCCGCCGCGGGCTGCTGCTGGACGCCCGCGCGGGGGAGCGCTACCGCGGTGAGACCGAGCCGATCGACCCGGTCGCCGGCCACATCCCGGGCGCGGTCAGCGCGCCCACGACGGACAACGTCACCGCCGACGGCCTTTTCCGCACCCCCGCCGAACTCGCCGCCCGCTTCGCCGCCCTGGGCGCGACGCCCGAAGCCGAGGTGGGCGTCTACTGCGGGTCCGGCGTGTCCGCCGCCCACCAGATCCTCGCGCTGGCCGCCGCGGGCGTTCCCGCGGCGCTGTACGTGGGCTCCTGGAGCGAGTGGGGCGCAGACCCGTCCCGGCCGGTGGCGACGGGCGAGCAGCCGGGCTGACCCGCCGCCCGGAGCCACGCGTAAGGGGCAGCCACCCAAGTGGCTGCCCCTTACGGCCGTCGGCTCCCGGTCAGTGTCCCGATTCCCCTGACGAGGTCGGGCTACTCCTGTCCGCGCGCAGTCGCTACTCCTGCTTCTTGCGGCGGCTGCCGAAGACGATCTCGTCCCAACTGGGCACCGTGGCACGCCGTCCCGGGCGGACGCCGTCCGCCTCGGCCTGGCGGTCGGTGGTGCCCTTCAGGCGGTCGCGGTGGCCGGCCACCGCGCGCGGCATCAGCACGTCGGCGTAGGCGGAGCCCGCACCGGCGCTGGCCGCGGGTGCGGCCTCCTCCGGCTCCTCCTGCGGCACTTCCGCCGCCGGAGCGGCGTCCGGCGGGGCCGGCGGAGCGGGCACGACCATGTCGCCACGGAAGCTCGGCACCGCTTCCAGCAGGCTGGTGAGCGAGTCGCGCTCCTCCGGCTGCTCCTCGGCGCGCGCCTCCCGGTCCTGGCGGTCGGGCCGCTCCGGGCGTTCCGTGCCGGGGCGGTCCAGCGGCCGGTCCCTGGGCAGCCGGGCGATCCGGGGCACGAACGGGAAGCTCGGCTCCTGGCCCTGGGTCTGCGTGGTCTCGCCGATCAGCGCGCGGGCCTCGTCGTCGACCGCCTGCACCAGGCGGCGCGGCGGGTCGTAGGTCCAACTCGCCGAGTGCGGCTCACCGGCCACCCGGTAGACCAGCAGCACCTCCCAGGTGCCGTCGTCGCGGCGCCAGGAGTCCCACAGCACGGTGTCCTTCTCCGCGCCGCGCAGCAGCAGGCGTTCGGCGACCGCCTCGCCCAACTGCGGCCCGGTGGTCTCGCCCTGGCGGCGGACCGGGGTCTTCCTGGCCCGCTCGGCCATGAAGGCCCGCTCGGCCAGCACCGGCCCCTCGAACCGCCGGACCCGCTCCACCGGGATGCCGCCGAGCTGGGCGACCTCCTCGGCCGAGGCACC comes from Streptomyces sp. NBC_00448 and encodes:
- a CDS encoding Gfo/Idh/MocA family protein produces the protein MVGHAFMGAAHSHAWRTAGRFFDLPRRVEMAAVCGRDAESVRASAERYGWESYETDWRVLVARPDIDVVDICTPGDSHAEIALAALAAGKHVLCEKPLANSVEEAEEMAVAAEEARAAGVRSMVAFNYRRVPALALARQLVADGRLGRIHQVRAQYLQDWLVDPEFPLAWRLRKDRAGSGALGDLGAHSIDAAQYLTGQRISSVGALLETFVAERPLPASSSGLSGTASSERGAVTVDDAAVFTARFEGGAIGVFEATRFATGHKNAMRIEISGSLGSLAFDAESMNELAFHDRTEDAATAGFRKLLVTEPTHPYMAAWWPPGHLIGYEHSFTHQVRDFVTAVAEGTDPRPSFADGLQVQRVLAAVESSAAALGVHIPVAS
- a CDS encoding ROK family transcriptional regulator, whose product is MIETPVNLREVGRLRVLEALHTSVRSSRPELVRVTGLSRATVSSLIADLIAVGLVTEDEGPEEPEPRRTGRPAQSLSLVPTAGYAIGADIGHQHVRVILCDLFGAVLWEHWVAKEVDRAPEETLDLVAVLVGRALQETGVGRERVLGIGAGIASPVEKGSGALGAEGIMPGWVGMRLTDELRRRTSLPVRVTNDANAGALAERMYGAGRHASDMVYVRLSAGIGAGIVSNGKLLLGARGLAGEIGHLPLTADGLICRCGNRGCLETVASPVAIARLLSDSWGQHVVPRDLPALIEQRNTGALRAVRDAGDAVGRALSTLVTLLNPRLIVVGGDLAGAGEDILEPMRSGVRRHTLPSAVESVEIVTGGLGDGAEVRGAAGLVLADAPQLLSAAPGAPQEEPA
- a CDS encoding sulfurtransferase gives rise to the protein MEPIITAAELAAAPASTAVLDVRYKMGGPPGHGEYAAGHIPGARYLDLDTALAGPPGPGGRHPLPDTEVFGAAMRAAGVGADTDVVLYDDWNGWGPARAWWLLRWAGHERVRVLDGGLAAWKAAGLPLSTEEPAPGDGDFVPHPGALPVLDAAGAAELARRGLLLDARAGERYRGETEPIDPVAGHIPGAVSAPTTDNVTADGLFRTPAELAARFAALGATPEAEVGVYCGSGVSAAHQILALAAAGVPAALYVGSWSEWGADPSRPVATGEQPG
- the sepH gene encoding septation protein SepH, translating into MTSAGTTREVTVPELRVVAVSNDGTRLVLKAADSTEYTLPIDERLRAAVRNDRARLGQIEIEVESHLRPRDIQARIRAGASAEEVAQLGGIPVERVRRFEGPVLAERAFMAERARKTPVRRQGETTGPQLGEAVAERLLLRGAEKDTVLWDSWRRDDGTWEVLLVYRVAGEPHSASWTYDPPRRLVQAVDDEARALIGETTQTQGQEPSFPFVPRIARLPRDRPLDRPGTERPERPDRQDREARAEEQPEERDSLTSLLEAVPSFRGDMVVPAPPAPPDAAPAAEVPQEEPEEAAPAASAGAGSAYADVLMPRAVAGHRDRLKGTTDRQAEADGVRPGRRATVPSWDEIVFGSRRKKQE